A window of Pedobacter lusitanus contains these coding sequences:
- a CDS encoding RtcB family protein encodes MRNINKSAELTEETIALNEHGIDYSVYGAEHIEEGARKQMDVAMKLPVSVAGALMPDAHQGYGLPIGGVLATRNAIIPYGVGVDIGCRMALSIFDIPGDNYFGNDAKYKRELIAHTKFGAGQSFKGSERAEHAVLDREEFGSIRFLKGLFDKAYGQLGTSGGGNHFAEWGIIEFAERDEVLNIDKGRYVALLTHSGSRGFGATVADYYTKLAKSLCKLPKETENLAYLDLNSEAGIEYWIAMNLAGDYASACHEVIHKRLTKAIGAEVLAKVENHHNFAWKETLNGEELIVHRKGATPAGKGVLGIIPGSMTAPGFLVRGKGEVNSIYSASHGAGRQMSRKKAHANISREEMKAVLKAHDVMLIGAGLDEAPMAYKDINKVMAAQTELVDVLARFEPKMVRMADDGSRED; translated from the coding sequence ATGAGAAATATAAATAAAAGTGCTGAGTTAACAGAAGAAACTATAGCACTGAATGAACATGGTATAGATTACTCCGTTTATGGAGCAGAACATATAGAAGAAGGAGCCAGAAAACAAATGGATGTGGCTATGAAATTACCGGTGAGTGTAGCCGGAGCTTTAATGCCGGATGCGCATCAGGGATACGGATTGCCAATAGGCGGGGTGCTGGCCACACGAAATGCCATTATTCCTTATGGAGTGGGGGTAGATATCGGGTGCAGAATGGCACTGAGTATTTTTGATATTCCTGGTGATAACTATTTTGGAAACGATGCAAAATATAAGCGGGAGTTAATAGCCCATACCAAATTTGGCGCAGGTCAAAGTTTTAAAGGAAGTGAAAGAGCAGAACATGCTGTTCTTGACCGCGAAGAGTTTGGTTCCATCAGGTTTTTAAAAGGCCTGTTTGACAAAGCTTACGGACAATTAGGGACTTCCGGAGGTGGAAATCACTTTGCTGAATGGGGAATCATAGAATTTGCTGAGCGCGATGAAGTACTCAACATTGATAAAGGACGCTATGTCGCCCTATTGACGCATTCCGGTTCCAGAGGTTTTGGAGCAACTGTAGCCGATTATTATACCAAACTGGCGAAAAGCCTGTGTAAATTGCCTAAGGAAACTGAAAATCTGGCCTATCTCGATTTAAATAGTGAAGCCGGAATAGAATACTGGATAGCGATGAATTTAGCAGGTGACTATGCCTCTGCATGCCATGAGGTGATCCATAAACGATTAACTAAAGCTATTGGTGCAGAGGTGCTGGCTAAAGTTGAAAATCATCACAATTTTGCCTGGAAAGAAACATTGAATGGTGAAGAGCTGATTGTACACCGGAAAGGTGCTACACCAGCCGGTAAAGGAGTTCTGGGGATTATTCCGGGAAGTATGACTGCACCTGGGTTTCTGGTCAGAGGAAAAGGAGAGGTGAATTCAATTTATTCAGCTTCGCATGGAGCAGGAAGACAAATGAGCCGTAAAAAAGCACATGCAAATATTAGCCGGGAAGAAATGAAGGCTGTATTGAAAGCCCATGATGTCATGCTGATTGGTGCCGGACTGGATGAGGCGCCAATGGCCTACAAGGATATTAACAAAGTAATGGCCGCTCAAACCGAACTGGTTGATGTGTTAGCCAGATTTGAACCTAAAATGGTACGTATGGCAGATGACGGGAGTCGTGAGGATTAA
- a CDS encoding slipin family protein — protein sequence MSVEADKKKDNMKRVTIGTNYVGLVFKNGKLKRVLTEGNYWIVFGETIEIHNMALAYNAKTDLDVLLQNSDFAGLLNVIEVDDNELVLVYSHKNFKNVLAAGRHAIWKGLSDYTFIRVNTSQIEIDAAIDKNLLEKAPLLNYIRAYKVDSFEKALLFIDGKFERIMEPGNYAYWKNSTAVQVFKSDMRQLNMEITGQEILTKDKAQLRVNFNVQYKVTDIIKALMENKEFDKQLYVLVQLALRECIGMMTFDELMESKEKIVGQLMTITAGKFDVLGVKIVSCGLKDIILPGDIREIMNQVLVAEKRAQANLITRREETASTRSLLNTAKLMEDNSMLYKLKEMEYVEKIAEKINNISLSGSGQLVDQLKQIFVK from the coding sequence CTGGTATTTAAAAATGGAAAATTAAAAAGAGTATTGACTGAAGGGAATTACTGGATAGTTTTTGGTGAGACTATCGAAATACATAATATGGCTTTAGCTTATAACGCTAAAACAGATCTGGATGTATTGTTGCAAAACAGTGATTTTGCGGGCTTATTGAATGTAATAGAGGTTGATGATAATGAACTGGTACTGGTTTATTCGCATAAAAATTTCAAGAATGTACTGGCTGCAGGCAGACACGCTATCTGGAAAGGTTTATCAGATTATACTTTTATCAGAGTAAATACCAGCCAGATAGAAATTGATGCTGCTATTGATAAAAACCTGCTGGAGAAAGCGCCGTTGTTGAATTATATCCGTGCCTATAAGGTTGATTCCTTTGAAAAAGCGCTATTATTTATAGATGGAAAATTTGAAAGAATAATGGAACCGGGGAACTATGCTTACTGGAAAAACAGTACGGCTGTTCAGGTCTTTAAATCAGATATGAGACAGCTGAATATGGAGATCACCGGACAGGAGATTCTGACTAAGGATAAAGCCCAGCTGAGAGTGAACTTCAATGTTCAGTATAAGGTGACCGATATTATCAAAGCACTAATGGAGAATAAGGAATTTGATAAACAGCTCTATGTGCTTGTTCAGCTTGCCCTGAGAGAATGTATCGGAATGATGACCTTTGATGAGTTAATGGAAAGCAAAGAAAAGATTGTCGGTCAGCTGATGACGATAACAGCCGGAAAGTTTGATGTCTTAGGGGTTAAAATAGTCAGCTGTGGTCTTAAGGATATTATTTTACCAGGTGATATCAGAGAGATTATGAACCAGGTTCTGGTGGCAGAGAAAAGGGCGCAGGCCAATCTGATAACCAGGAGGGAAGAAACCGCTTCAACCAGAAGTTTGCTGAACACAGCTAAACTGATGGAAGATAACAGTATGTTATATAAACTGAAGGAAATGGAGTATGTAGAGAAGATTGCTGAAAAAATCAATAATATCAGTTTATCAGGAAGCGGGCAACTGGTAGATCAGTTAAAACAAATCTTCGTTAAATAA